In Cyanobacteria bacterium GSL.Bin1, the following are encoded in one genomic region:
- a CDS encoding DUF4090 family protein, which yields MSQEQTGADAVDRAIAQGIDLDGSPIPQAKLALYRQVMALEANRKRSGVQNTMRSRIVRIGAKHLPQDQLNQMLAEADFPPLKEKEIAFYYNKR from the coding sequence ATGTCTCAAGAACAAACCGGCGCTGACGCAGTTGATCGCGCGATCGCGCAAGGCATCGATCTCGATGGTAGTCCCATCCCGCAAGCCAAACTCGCTCTCTACCGGCAAGTCATGGCGTTAGAAGCCAACCGCAAACGGAGTGGTGTCCAGAATACTATGCGTTCCCGTATTGTCCGTATTGGCGCAAAACATCTCCCTCAAGACCAACTTAACCAGATGTTAGCAGAGGCCGATTTTCCTCCTCTCAAAGAGAAGGAAATCGCTTTTTACTATAATAAACGTTGA